A genomic segment from Fusarium fujikuroi IMI 58289 draft genome, chromosome FFUJ_chr04 encodes:
- a CDS encoding probable RUVB-like protein: MAAPVMTVSESKDLRGLNLIAAHSHIRGLGVDATTLEPRASSQGLVGQEKARKAAAVILQMIKDGKIAGRAVLIAGPPSTGKTAIAMGMAQSLGPDVPFTTLASSEIFSLEMSKTEALTQAFRKSIGVRIKEESEIMEGEVVEIQIDRSVTGSAKQGKLTIKTTDMEAVYDMGSKMIDAMTKERVMAGDIISIDKSSGKITKLGRSYARSRDYDAMGVDTKFLQCPDGELQKRKEVVHTVTLHEIDVINSRTQGFLALFSGDTGEIRSEIRDQINTKVGEWKEEGKAEIVPGVLFIDEVHMLDIECFSYINRALEDDLAPVVIMASNRGNSRIRGTDYRSPHGLPLDFLDRVVIINTHAYNPEEIKQILSIRAQEEEIDVHPDALALLTKIGQEAGLRYASNLISTSQLVSAKRKAKQVEVGDVQRSFQLFYDPARSVKFVAESEKRLIGNTGAVDFAVGGAASNGDEKMDLS; encoded by the exons ATGGCTGCC CCTGTGATGACCGTGTCAGAGTCCAAGGACCTTCGGGGTCTGAATCTGATCGCAGCACACTCCCACATTCGAGGTCTTGGTGTGGATGCAACAACCCTTgagcctcgagcttcttctcaaggcctCGTTGGACAGGAGAAGGCGCgaaaggctgctgctgtcatctTGCAGATGATCAAGGATGGAAAGATTGCTGGCCGTGCTGTTCTCATTGCTGGACCTCCTAG CACAGGAAAGACTGCCATCGCCATGGGCATGGCTCAGTCTCTAGGCCCCGACGTTCCTTTCACAACACTTGCCTCATCAGAAATCTTTTCGCTCGAAATGTCCAAGACCGAAGCCCTTACCCAAGCCTTCCGAAAGTCCATCGGTGTCCGCATAAAGGAGGAGAGCGAAATCATGGAGGGAGAAGTCGTTGAGATCCAGATCGACCGCAGTGTTACTGGGAGCGCAAAGCAGGGAAAGCTAACCATCAAGACCACCGACATGGAGGCAGTCTACGATATGGGTAGCAAAATGATCGATGCCATGACCAAGGAACGCGTTATGGCAGGCGACATCATCTCGATAGACAAGTCTTCTGGAAAGATCACCAAACTCGGCCGATCGTATGCCCGATCTCGCGACTATGATGCTATGGGTGTCGATACCAAATTCCTCCAGTGCCCGGATGGAGAGCTCCAAAAGCGCAAGGAGGTTGTTCACACCGTCACACTACACGAGATCGATGTAATCAACTCGAGAACCCAGGGCTTCCTTGCTCTCTTTTCCGGCGATACTGGCGAAATCCGCAGCGAGATTCGAGACCAGATTAACACAAAGGTCGGCGAGTGGAAGGAAGAGGGCAAGGCTGAGATTGTTCCTGGTGTCTTGTTCATCGATGAAGTGCATATGCTCGATATCGAGTGCTTTTCATACATCAACCGAGCTCTTGAGGATGACCTTGCTCCTGTGGTTATCATGGCCAGCAACCGAGGCAACTCCCGCATCCGCGGTACTGACTACCGCAGCCCTCATGGACTGCCTCTCGACTTCTTGGACCGAGTCGTTATTATTAACACACACGCATATAACCCTGAGGAGATCAAGCAGATCCTGTCCATccgagcccaagaagaagagatcgacGTGCACCCCGACGCTCTCGCCCTTCTCACAAAGATCGGCCAGGAGGCAGGTCTCCGATACGCCAGTAACCTCATCAGCACTTCGCAACTTGTTTCTGCCAAGAGAAAAGCTAAGCAAGTCGAAGTTGGTGATGTGCAACGCAGCTTCCAGCTCTTCTATGATCCCGCCCGCAGCGTCAAGTTCGTGGCTGAGTCAGAGAAGCGCCTGATCGGCAACACAGGTGCAGTCGACTTCGCAGTAGGCGGAGCGGCCAGCAACGGTGATGAGAAAATGGATcttagttaa
- a CDS encoding related to integral membrane protein, whose product MPMPAVDVRPARKGPLRLDPIPEILRPLIRAYLLGYASAVAPRLLTLVLQHVAKRKKKLANQLAPDLDDSSFVSSAAHIEPLKSILEKTARGLSEAGRLRLARWLSTFLAAWFGLRLLHSYEGRAYTETVPPKEGSAQNTETQTVKFAGRTMDLTLFAVTRALDVLVGDLWARHKARRLASNRWSKAERFLSKFVDPLVFAASSGLVMWAWFYHPSRLPRSYNKWITSAASVDLRLIEALRRCHSGEFQYGKETGQAHLLQGMCVDYEWPLAWGDPAVVVPIPCQMVHMSSGPSCEYHAASRFFRAWKWSMATYLPLTLALALRNPSRKALRRAIISSCRSSSFLATFITLFYYGVCLSRTRVGPRLPGGTAIERHQIMDSGICVGTGCLLCGWSIMIETESRRKDIALFVAPRALATILPRRYSLDKEWRERLVFAASTAVVFTCVAENPDRVRGVFGKLLKMVLSK is encoded by the exons ATGCCTATGCCTGCAGTTGATGTGCGCCCTGCCCGTAAAGGGCCCCTGAGGCTCGATCCTATTCCCGAGATCCTACGCCCTTTGATTCGCGCCTATCTCTTGGGCTATGCATCTGCCGTGGCTCCCCGGCTGTTGACATTAGTGTTGCAGCATGTTgcgaagagaaagaagaaactAGCCAACCAACTTGCCCCGGACCTTGACGATAGCTCATTCGTCAGCTCTGCGGCACACATA GAACCTTTGAAAAGCATTCTAGAGAAAACCGCAAGGGGGCTCAGCGAGGCAGGTCGTTTGAG ACTTGCAAGATGGTTGTCAACATTCCTTGCTGCCTGGTTCGGCCTGCGGCTGCTGCACTCCTACGAAGGCCGAGCGTATACCGAAACTGTGCCACCGAAAGAGGGCTCGGCCCAAAACACCGAGACTCAAACAGTCAAGTTTGCTGGTCGAACAATGGATCTAACCCTGTTTGCCGTTACTCGAGCCCTCGATGTCCTCGTTGGTGATCTGTGGGCGAGGCACAAGGCCCGTCGTCTGGCCTCCAATAGGTGGTCCAAG GCTGAACGATTCCTCTCCAAGTTTGTTGACCCCCTTGTCTTTGCAGCTTCATCAGGCCTTGTTATGTGGGCTTGGTTCTATCATCCCAGCCGTCTGCCCCGCAGCTACAACAAATGGATCACTTCGGCAGCTTCCGTGGACTTAAGGCTCATCGAAGCCCTTCGGCGGTGCCATTCGGGCGAGTTTCAGTACGGCAAGGAGACCGGTCAGGCACATCTCCTTCAAGGGATGTGTGTAGACTACGAGTGGCCACTTGCCTGGGGAGATCCTGCGGTAGTTGTTCCCATACCTTGCCAGATGGTCCATATGTCCAGCGGGCCTTCATGCGAGTACCATGCTGCAAGCCGCTTTTTTCGTGCCTGGAAGTGGTCAATGGCTACGTACTTGCCCCTGACTCTTGCTCTTGCTCTTCGAAACCCCTCTCGCAAAGCTCTACGTCGAGCCATAATCTCGTCTTGCCGTTCCTCTAGTTTCCTCGCGACCTTTATCACACTCTTCTACTATGGAGTCTGTTTGAGTCGCACACGCGTCGGACCCCGTCTTCCTGGCGGCACAGCCATTGAGCGTCATCAGATCATGGATAGTGGGATCTGCGTTGGCACGGGCTGTTTGCTTTGTGGCTGGAGTATCATGATTGAAACAGAAAGCCGGCGAAAGGATATTGCGCTCTTCGTTGCCCCTCGTGCCTTGGCCACTATTCTGCCTCGACGGTATTCTTTGGACAAAGAGTGGCGAGAGAGACTTGTATTCGCCGCCAGTACTGCCGTTGTCTTTACTTGTGTGGCAGAGAACCCTGATCGAGTGAGGGGCGTCTTTGGAAAACTGCTAAAGATGGTTCTCAGTAAGTAA
- a CDS encoding related to SEC31 protein, with protein sequence MVRLRDIPRTAAFAWSPGAGKPILATGTHVDSPDESSKLELWDLALDDQQQGLELQPVASIDTDARFYDVAWGPPNEDHPRGIIAGALENGSLDLWDAEKLIAGESDALISQTSKHSGPIKALEFNPLKPQILATAGAKGELFIYDVNDIANPFRLGNSTARSDDIECLAWNQKVSHILATGGNGGFVTVWDLKTKKASLTLNNNRKAVSSIAWDPNNSTKLLTATPDHNSPVILLWNLRNSNAPERTLQGHESGILSLSWCQQDADLLLSSGKDYRTIVWNPNTGERYGELPEATNSAFLTRFNPHNPNLSATASADGKITVQTLQNTNPDTTKAAAEKNLDDEDFFLHAAQDKPQDSSWSLAKAPNWFERPVGASFGFGGKIVVFKPNATQPGQKRSSKILITNFTVDSDISTASQKFQEDIASGKISEICANRVEQAKTDEEKADWKVMETLVGENPRSKIVEYLGFNKDTLTNGSAEETSEVQEGEETKPSDEDAEQKKEKRVSSFFDGAEGDSDDFLSNLAATKGAKTDNPFHLFGDSDTTVEKNITSALMLGNFSKATELCLKEDRFADAFLIANCGGQELVDKVQAAYLSRKSGTPSYMRLLGSVIAKNLWDVVYNADLENWKETMAILCTFSDPDEFSDLCEALGDRINEDGDRKDAFFCYLVGSKLEKVVSIWVDEFDEAEQAGLKEETEDSTFSVHARTLQNFIEKVTVFRHTTKFQDNETSLTSDWKLSVLYDKYTEYADILAGHGQLETAQKYLDLLPSNYPAAELARSRVRLATKKPSAQPASRVPASSSRTSSRLQPAVGYQPPQPAPVVGTVPGSVPANPYSHIAPSPAAPRSTGSPAQQYQPPSNPYQPQNSYAPPVQTGYGAPGGYQPPAQPGYGAPAPLAPPPMSGPPRNTTPSSVTPAAKMKNMDNWNDVPLVTKAPPARRTTPSVQPITSPFPGQQGTGVPPPPPGASPFGQRTGSTPPPPPPKGSAPPRVQSPLAAPPQNFQAPPPPAASSHNPYAPPPPAAGAIPPPMPNVVPRTASPYNAPPAGGPPTNRYAPTPVAQQQQYSQPPGSVPPPGAASRPPPAGSFGAPPQQSTPHNQYAPSPYGVPPAQQSAPPTGPPSTGPPPTGPPPMSRPPGGPLAASSPKATPPSQASVPPKARHPAGDRSHIPPNAQRLVDILDQDMQRVASKAPATFAPQVKDTQKRLGLLFDHLNNEELVKPDTIEQLTELANAIEAKNYEGAHRLQVELQRDKTEECGNWMVGVKRLISMSKATP encoded by the exons atggTGCGCCTTCGAGACATTCCACGAACGGCCGCCTTCGCCTGGTCACCAGGTGCTGGCAAGCCAATTCTAGCCACCGGTACTCATGTCGATTCCCCCGACGAGAGCAGCAAGCTCGAACTCTGGGATCTTGCCCTGGACGATCAACAACAAGGCCTCGAACTACAACCTGTCGCTAGCATCGACACCGACGCTAG GTTTTACGACGTTGCATGGGGTCCCCCCAACGAGGATCACCCCAGGGGTATCATTGCTGGTGCCCTCGAGAACGGCTCCCTAGACCTCTGGGATGCCGAGAAACTTATTGCTGGAGAGTCTGATGCCTTAATTTCTCAAACATCAAAACATAGTGGTCCGATCAAGGCACTCGAATTCAACCCCTTGAAGCCTCAAATCCTGGCCACAGCTGGCGCCAAAGGGGAGCTCTTCATCTACGATGTCAACGATATTGCCAACCCCTTCCGACTCGGCAATTCTACTGCCCGATCAGACGACATCGAATGCCTCGCATGGAACCAAAAGGTCTCACACATTCTCGCCACCGGTGGAAACGGTGGATTTGTCACTGTTTGGGACCTAAAGACTAAAAAGGCTTCTCTAACACTCAACAACAATCGAAAGGCTGTTAGTTCCATTGCTTGGGACCCCAACAACTCGACGAAGCTCCTGACAGCTACTCCTGATCACAATTCCCCTGTCATCCTTTTATGGAACCTACGGAACTCCAATGCTCCCGAGAGAACGCTTCAAGGTCACGAGTCTGGTATTCTATCCCTGTCTTGGTGCCAGCAAGATGCCGACCTCTTGTTGTCGTCAGGTAAGGATTACCGTACCATCGTGTGGAATCCCAACACTGGCGAGCGCTATGGCGAACTGCCAGAGGCGACGAACTCCGCTTTCCTCACTCGGTTCAACCCTCACAACCCCAATCTTTCGGCAACTGCCAGCGCCGACGGCAAGATCACAGTACAGACTctccaaaacaccaacccTGATACTACGAAGGCCGCGGCTGAGAAGAAccttgacgatgaggacttcttcctccacgCTGCTCAGGACAAGCCTCAAGACTCCTCTTGGTCATTGGCCAAGGCTCCCAACTGGTTCGAGAGGCCCGTGGGTGCTTCATTCGGCTTTGGTGGAAAGATTGTCGTGTTCAAGCCCAATGCTACTCAGCCCGGGCAAAAGCGTTCatcgaagatcttgatcaCCAATTTCACTGTTGACTCTGACATCTCTACTGCTAGCCAAAAGTTCCAAGAGGACATCGCTTCTGGCAAGATCTCTGAAATCTGTGCCAACCGGGTTGAGCaagccaagactgatgaGGAAAAGGCTGACTGGAAAGTGATGGAGACTCTTGTTGGCGAGAACCCCCGTAGCAAAATTGTCGaatatcttggcttcaacaaGGACACCCTCACGAATGGCAGTGCCGAGGAGACATCTGAAGTCCAGGAAGGTGAGGAAACCAAACCCTCAGATGAGGATGCCGaacagaagaaagagaagcgaGTCTCGAGCTTCTTTGATGGTGCTGAGGGCGATAGTGACGACTTCTTGTCCAATCTTGCCGCTACAAAGGGTGCCAAGACTGATAATCCTTTCCATCTTTTCGGTGACTCTGATACCACTGTTGAAAAGAACATCACCTCTGCTCTGATGCTGGGTAACTTTTCCAAGGCAACTGAACTCTGCCTCAAGGAGGACCGTTTCGCCGACGCATTCTTGATCGCCAACTGTGGTGGTCAAGAACTTGTTGACAAGGTTCAAGCTGCATATCTGTCCCGCAAGAGCGGTACGCCAAGTTACATGCGTTTGCTCGGTTCTGTTATAGCTAAGAATCTTTGGGATGTGGTCTACAACGCTGATTTGGAGAATTGGAAGGAGACCATGGCTATTCTTTGTACATTTTCCGACCCTGATGAGTTCTCTGACCTCTGCGAAGCGCTTGGTGACAGAATCAATGAAGACGGCGACCGAAAGGATGCCTTCTTCTGCTACCTGGTTGGATCAAAGCTCGAGAAGGTGGTGTCTATATGGGTTGACGAGTTTGACGAGGCTGAGCAGGCTGGGTTGAAAGAGGAGACTGAAGACTCCACGTTCTCAGTTCATGCTAGGACTCTGCAGAATTTCATCGAGAAGGTCACCGTCTTCCGTCACACCACCAAATTCCAAGATAACGAGACAAGCTTGACCTCGGATTGGAAGCTTTCCGTTCTGTACGACAAGTACACCGAGTACGCAGATATTCTGGCTGGTCACGGTCAGCTAGAGACCGCTCAGAAGTACCTCGATCTTCTCCCTTCCAACTACCCCGCGGCGGAATTGGCAAGGAGCCGTGTGCGTCTTGCTACCAAGAAGCCTTCTGCTCAGCCCGCTTCACGGGTgccagcctcatcaagccGGACTTCGTCCAGGCTTCAACCTGCTGTTGGCTACCAACCTCCTCAACCCGCACCTGTGGTTGGCACTGTGCCTGGCTCTGTCCCAGCTAATCCCTATAGCCATATTGCCCCAAGCCCGGCTGCTCCTCGATCAACTGGGTCGCCAGCACAGCAATATCAGCCCCCCTCAAACCCTTATCAACCTCAGAACAGTTACGCTCCTCCCGTGCAAACTGGATATGGAGCGCCAGGTGGTTATCAGCCTCCTGCTCAGCCGGGTTACGGTGCTCCCGCCCCCTTAGCACCCCCACCGATGAGTGGCCCTCCTCGAAACACAACCCCTTCATCAGTGACACCTGCAGCCAAAATGAAGAACATGGACAACTGGAATGATGTCCCTCTTGTCACCAAAGCACCCCCGGCGCGCAGGACCACACCCAGTGTCCAGCCTATCACATCTCCTTTCCCTGGCCAACAAGGCACAGGTGTGCCTCCGCCACCTCCTGGTGCCTCTCCTTTTGGACAGCGAACTGGCTCGACTCCCCCTCCGCCACCCCCCAAAGGATCAGCGCCGCCTCGCGTTCAGTCACCTCTCGCAGCTCCTCCACAGAACTTCCAGgctcctccccctcctgcTGCCAGTAGCCATAACCCATACGCGCCCCCTCCCCCTGCTGCCGGCGCGATCCCCCCACCAATGCCCAATGTCGTTCCTCGAACAGCATCACCGTACAATGCTCCTCCAGCAGGAGGCCCCCCAACTAACCGATACGCTCCCACTCCTGTagcacagcagcagcagtacaGCCAGCCCCCGGGGTCTGTACCTCCTCCTGGAGCCGCAAGCCGTCCTCCTCCGGCTGGCTCATTTggagctcctcctcagcagtcAACGCCTCATAACCAGTATGCTCCCTCTCCATATGGTGTCCCTCCTGCTCAACAATCTGCACCTCCCACGGGGCCTCCTTCGACTGGACCTCCTCCGACTGGGCCTCCTCCCATGAGCCGACCTCCTGGTGGACCTCTCGCTGCTTCCTCTCCCAAGGCAACTCCTCCTTCCCAGGCTTCGGTCCCTCCCAAGGCCAGACATCCTGCGGGTGACCGCTCGCATATCCCACCCAATGCCCAGCGTTTGGTAGACATCCTAGACCAGGATATGCAACGAGTTGCATCCAAGGCTCCTGCGACTTTTGCACCCCAAGTCAAGGACACGCAGAAGCGGCTTGGTTTGCTCTTTGACCATCTCAACAACGAGGAACTTGTCAAGCCTGATACAATTGAACAGCTTACTGAGCTTGCCAATGCTATTGAGGCCAAGAATTACGAAGGCGCACACAGGCTTCAGGTTGAGCTTCAGAGAGACAAGACTGAGGAGTGCGGCAACTGGATG GTCGGTGTGAAGAGATTGATTAGCATGAGCAAGGCTACCCCGTGa
- a CDS encoding related to cyclophilin, translating to MSDAARWKATVYVGGLSQMATHSHVLDAFIPFGEIVEVKVPKPDAPNSTETHRGFAYVEFEDAADAKEAIDNMDQSEFFGKILKVSQAKAPKSAEDGLGSKTAIWEKEGWLAEHAADEEEAVPGAGPDPMQGLEQLDVAGPKPE from the exons ATGTCAGACGCAGCTCGATGGAAAGCCACTGTCTATGTAGGCGGACTATCTCAAATGGCAACTCACAGCCATGTCCTCGACGCTTTCATTCCATTCGGTGAGATAGTCGAGGTCAAGGTACCAAAACCCGATGCGCCAAACTCTACAGAGACACACAGAGGATTCGCCTATGTTGAGTTCGAAGACGCAGCTGATGCGAAGGAGGCTATTGATAACATGGATCAATCGGAGTTTTTCGGAAAGATCCTCAAGGTATCACAGGCCAAGGCACCTAAAAGCGCAGAGGATGGGCTTGGTAGTAAAACAGCTATTTGGGAGAAG GAAGGATGGTTGGCCGAGCATGCggcagatgaagaggaagcagTGCCAGGTGCTGGCCCTGACCCCATGCAAGGATTGGAACAACTCGACGTTGCAGGACCAAAACCTGAATGA
- a CDS encoding probable COX12-cytochrome-c oxidase, subunit VIB: MSDDGQELVTKPFKFVTGMFNVCFPDNPATGTDARFPNQNQTKHCWQNYVDYHKCILAKGEDFAPCRQFWLSYRSLCPSGWYQRWDEQREAGNFPVKLDA, translated from the exons ATGTCGGACGACGGTCAGGAGCTTGTTACCAAGCCTTTCAAGTTTGTCACTGGTATGTTCAATGTTTGCTTCCCTGATAATCCCGCTACTG GCACTGACGCTCGTTTCCCCAACCAGAACCAGACCAAGCACTGCTGGCAAAACTACGTCGATTACCACAAGTGCATTCTCGCCAAGGGTGAGGACTTTGCGCCTTGCCGCCAG TTCTGGCTATCTTACCGATCTCTCTGCCCCTCTGGCTGGTATCAGCGCTGGGATGAGCAGCGCG AGGCCGGAAACTTCCCCGTCAAGCTCGACGCTTAA
- a CDS encoding probable 40s ribosomal protein s10-b encodes MLIPKADRKKIHEYLFREGVLVAQKDFNLPKHPDIDTKNLFVIKALQSLNSRGYVKTQFSWQYYYYTLTPEGLDYLREWLHLPAEIVPATHIKQQRSHAPPRGMLGEGERERRPFGRGRGGDRGDREGGYRRRDAGEGKEGGAPGEFAPQFRGGFGRGRGAAPPS; translated from the exons ATGTTGATCCCCAAGGCCGACCGCAAGAAGATCCACGAG TACCTCTTCCGCGAGGGTGTTCTCGTCGCCCAGAAGGACTTCAACCTTCCCAAGCACCCTGATATCGACACCAAGAACCTTTTCGTTATCAAGGCTCTGCAGTCGCTCAACTCTCGCGGCTATGTCAAGACCCAGTTCTCTTGGCAATACTACTACTACACCCTGACCCCCGAGGGTCTCGACTACCTCCGCGAATGGCTTCACCTCCCCGCTGAGATCGTTCCCGCTACCCACATTAAGCAACAACGATCGCACGCTCCTCCCCGTGGCATGCTCGGCGAGGGTGAGCGCGAGCGACGACCTTTCGGccgtggccgtggtggtgaCCGAGGTGACCGTGAGGGTGGATACCGACGAAGGGATGCTGGCGAGGGCAAGGAGGGTGGTGCTCCCGGCGAGTTCGCTCCTCAGTT CCGTGGTGGTTTTGGCCGTGGACGTGGTGCTGCTCCCCCTTCTTAA